Within Deinococcus roseus, the genomic segment CAGCAGTTTGTGCGGGTGTATGGAGAGAAGCCGCTGGGCATCATTCAGGGAGCCATCCGGCAGGATCCCTATCTGGGGGTGCCCCTTGGGCAACTGTCCTGGCTTTATGTGGATGCAGAGAGCCGGGGACTGGGGGTGCCAGATCCGCTGATTGCCAGCCTGCTGGAGTGGTTTGCAGAAAAAGAAGTCGCGGGTCGGGTGGTGTACGTGACAGCGGCCAACGCTGCAGCTGTGCGGGTCTATGAACGCAATGGGTTTCGCACCATCGATTACCGCATGCTGGGGCCAGCAGTGCAAAAGTGAAAGAAGGCCTGAACCCCTTCACTTGAAGCGCTTTCGGAAAAAGGCTTTTTTGCTCCCAATGTAAGAGTCTTTTAAGACCCCAGGTTGCATGCTGTAAGAGCGGAGCCTCAAAAAACATGCTGATCAGAACAGCCAGAAACCCAGGGCTTCGCAGATCCATCCTCCCAGCAGCTTCTGTGGTTTCTGAAAACCGGGAAGGTTTCCAGAAACCAGCGCCATCCACAGGGGCAGAGAAGACTTCTGGCAGCGTGTTTTGTGGTCCTGCTTTCAGCTTTGTGGTCCGTTTCCAGTACAATGGAGAAACCACAACATCACAGGAAGCCGGGCAACAGGTCAGCAACCCCACCACAATCCCGCTTCGCCAGGATGCCTTCCGTCACCTGATTCTTTCTTCCCCTCCACAACCCACCGGGTTTGCGGAAGGCCCCCACCCCACTGGTCCCCAGAGCCCGCTCTGGCTGAAGGAGAAACCATGTTGAGTGATTTGTTCATCCCGGCAGGAACCCTGGTCATGTGCCCTGACTACATTCAGGGCACGGTGCAACGCACCGATGGAGGGTATGTTCAGGTGGTCACCGAAGACCGCAGACAGGAGTTCTGGTTGCCGATGCAACTCCTGCTCAAACTCAATGCCTCCAGGCTGTTCCCGGACGCTCCGGCCCCTGAACTCCGGCGCTCCATCACCTGAAGGTTCAGGCTGCATTTCTCAGGTTGAACCTCCCAGGACCAACAGGTCAGGTGTTTTTCTGCCTGACCTGTTCTGGCTGTTTCTTGCTGGTACACTGAAACCAACCCCCCATGACTGGCGATGCGCAGGCGTTTCCCCTTCCAGACGAT encodes:
- a CDS encoding GNAT family N-acetyltransferase, translated to MLRPLTAQDQSVVQNWLEVYIRQHIAYWEEAYQTAAQSNPAEVATQQWQDLLKASEDPQQFVRVYGEKPLGIIQGAIRQDPYLGVPLGQLSWLYVDAESRGLGVPDPLIASLLEWFAEKEVAGRVVYVTAANAAAVRVYERNGFRTIDYRMLGPAVQK